In the genome of Streptomyces pactum, one region contains:
- a CDS encoding DUF47 domain-containing protein, which yields MRFRLTPRETSFYDMFAASADNIVTGSKLLMELLGADSSARAEIAERMRAAEHAGDDATHAIFHQLNSSFITPFDREDIYSLASSLDDIMDFMEEAVDLVVLYQVEELPKGVEQQIEVLARAAELTAEAMPNLRTMTNLTEYWIEVNRLENQADQIHRKLLAHLFNGKYDAIEVLKLKQIVDVLEEAADAFEHVANTVETIAVKES from the coding sequence GTGCGCTTTCGTCTGACCCCCAGGGAGACGAGCTTCTACGACATGTTCGCCGCCTCCGCGGACAACATCGTCACGGGCTCGAAACTCCTCATGGAACTGCTCGGGGCGGACTCCTCCGCTCGGGCCGAGATTGCCGAACGGATGCGGGCCGCGGAGCACGCGGGCGATGACGCGACGCACGCGATCTTCCACCAGCTGAACTCCTCTTTCATCACGCCGTTCGACCGCGAGGACATCTACTCCCTCGCGTCCTCGCTCGACGACATCATGGACTTCATGGAGGAGGCCGTCGATCTGGTCGTCCTCTACCAGGTCGAGGAGCTTCCCAAGGGCGTCGAACAGCAGATCGAGGTGCTGGCTCGGGCGGCCGAGCTGACCGCCGAGGCCATGCCGAACCTGCGCACCATGACGAACCTCACGGAGTACTGGATCGAGGTGAACCGTCTGGAGAACCAGGCGGACCAGATCCACCGCAAGCTGCTGGCGCACCTGTTCAACGGCAAGTACGACGCCATCGAGGTGCTCAAGCTCAAGCAGATCGTGGATGTGCTGGAGGAGGCCGCCGACGCCTTCGAGCACGTGGCCAACACCGTCGAGACCATCGCGGTCAAGGAGTCCTGA
- the pstA gene encoding phosphate ABC transporter permease PstA gives MSEILKDHPAAAETAPLSVPLAQPRLPRWAPAAIALGSAAVGAGTGLAAGLDSKVQWGLIAAVVFVAVSFVLAARVEGRRQAKDRLATSLVWVAFLLAVAPLVSLLWETLERGSKVLDMDFLTHSMGGMLSDEPGGGVYHAIIGTLEQVGIATLIAAPIGMLTAIYLVEYGRGALAKAVTFFVDVMTGIPSIVAGLFVLSFWILLLDNGYSGFAGAMALAILMMPVVVRSTEEMLKLVPNELREASLALGVPKWRTIIKVVLPTAIGGITTGVMLAVARIAGETAPIVLLVFGNPLINTNPFEGEQSSLPYYVFEQWKVGEDAAYDRAWAAALVLIAFVMILNLVARGIARWKAPKTGR, from the coding sequence ATGAGCGAGATCCTGAAGGACCACCCCGCGGCGGCGGAAACCGCGCCGCTGAGCGTCCCGCTCGCCCAGCCCCGGCTGCCCCGCTGGGCCCCCGCCGCGATCGCGCTCGGCTCCGCGGCCGTGGGCGCCGGCACCGGCCTCGCGGCCGGCCTGGACAGCAAGGTCCAGTGGGGCCTGATCGCGGCCGTGGTGTTCGTCGCCGTCTCCTTCGTCCTCGCGGCGCGGGTGGAGGGCCGGCGTCAGGCCAAGGACCGGCTGGCCACCAGCCTGGTCTGGGTCGCGTTCCTGCTCGCCGTGGCACCCCTGGTCTCGCTGCTGTGGGAGACCCTGGAGCGCGGCTCCAAGGTCCTGGACATGGACTTCCTGACCCACTCGATGGGCGGCATGCTCAGCGACGAGCCCGGTGGCGGCGTGTACCACGCGATCATCGGCACCCTGGAGCAGGTCGGGATCGCCACCCTGATCGCCGCCCCGATCGGCATGCTGACCGCCATCTACCTGGTGGAGTACGGCCGCGGCGCGCTGGCCAAGGCGGTCACCTTCTTCGTCGACGTCATGACCGGCATCCCCTCGATCGTCGCCGGTCTGTTCGTCCTCAGCTTCTGGATCCTGCTGCTGGACAACGGCTACTCCGGCTTCGCGGGCGCGATGGCGCTGGCCATCCTGATGATGCCGGTGGTCGTCCGGTCCACCGAGGAGATGCTCAAGCTGGTCCCGAACGAGCTGCGCGAGGCGTCCCTGGCGCTGGGCGTGCCCAAGTGGCGCACGATCATCAAGGTGGTGCTCCCCACGGCCATCGGCGGCATCACCACCGGTGTGATGCTGGCCGTCGCCCGGATCGCCGGTGAGACCGCGCCGATCGTCCTGCTGGTCTTCGGCAACCCCCTGATCAACACCAACCCCTTCGAGGGCGAGCAGTCCTCGCTGCCGTACTACGTGTTCGAGCAGTGGAAGGTGGGCGAGGACGCGGCGTACGACCGCGCCTGGGCGGCGGCGCTCGTCCTGATCGCCTTCGTGATGATCCTCAACCTGGTGGCCCGCGGCATCGCCCGCTGGAAGGCCCCGAAGACCGGCCGCTAA
- a CDS encoding phosphatase PAP2 family protein — translation MAGLALGSSPANVGGGAESNPDVSLLYDINGLAKDAPHWFDRVMEFVGEFGIIFGMALLMLGAWWSARRNPDAPGAVAGLVWAPLAAGLALIANIPIRNFVERPRPFKDHQGLEVLVDGKNDFSFVSDHATLAMALAVGVFMASRKYGLAAIGLALLEGFCRVYMGVHYPTDVVGGFALGTAVALLLAPLAMMLLTPLMHGIAGSRAGWLVRARPSGDAAAGPGPAGAPPLPGTRLSGRDEDLAA, via the coding sequence ATGGCTGGACTCGCACTGGGCTCCTCCCCGGCCAACGTGGGGGGAGGAGCGGAGTCGAACCCTGATGTCAGCCTGCTCTACGACATCAACGGACTCGCCAAGGACGCTCCGCACTGGTTCGACCGGGTGATGGAGTTCGTCGGCGAGTTCGGGATCATCTTCGGCATGGCGCTGCTCATGCTCGGCGCCTGGTGGAGCGCGCGCCGGAACCCCGACGCGCCCGGCGCCGTCGCCGGGCTGGTCTGGGCGCCGCTGGCGGCCGGTCTCGCGCTCATCGCCAACATCCCGATCCGGAACTTCGTGGAGCGGCCCCGGCCGTTCAAGGACCACCAGGGGCTGGAAGTCCTGGTGGACGGCAAGAACGACTTCTCGTTCGTCAGTGACCACGCCACGCTCGCCATGGCGCTCGCCGTGGGCGTCTTCATGGCCAGCCGGAAGTACGGGCTGGCGGCGATCGGCCTCGCCCTGCTGGAAGGGTTCTGCCGCGTCTACATGGGCGTCCACTACCCCACCGACGTGGTGGGCGGCTTCGCGCTGGGCACCGCCGTCGCGCTGCTGCTGGCACCGCTGGCGATGATGCTGCTGACGCCGCTGATGCACGGCATCGCGGGCTCCCGGGCCGGCTGGCTGGTCCGGGCCCGGCCGAGCGGCGACGCGGCGGCCGGCCCCGGGCCGGCGGGCGCCCCGCCGCTGCCGGGGACCCGGCTCAGCGGCCGGGACGAGGACCTGGCGGCCTGA
- the pstB gene encoding phosphate ABC transporter ATP-binding protein PstB → MAKRIDVSGLTAYYGNHKAIEDISMTVEPRSVTAFIGPSGCGKSTFLRTLNRMHEVTPGGRVEGKVMLDDEDLYGTGVDPVSVRRTVGMVFQRPNPFPTMSIFDNVAAGLRLNGSYKKSELSDVVEKSLKGANLWNEVKDRLNKPGAGLSGGQQQRLCIARAIAVEPQVLLMDEPCSALDPISTLAIEDLIGELKERFTIVIVTHNMQQAARVSDRTAFFNLAGVGQPGKLIEIDETERIFSNPSVQATEDYISGRFG, encoded by the coding sequence ATGGCCAAGCGCATCGACGTCAGCGGCCTCACCGCGTACTACGGCAACCACAAGGCCATCGAGGACATCTCGATGACCGTCGAGCCCCGCTCCGTGACGGCCTTCATCGGCCCGTCCGGCTGCGGCAAGTCCACCTTCCTGCGCACCCTCAACCGGATGCACGAGGTCACCCCGGGCGGCCGGGTCGAGGGCAAGGTGATGCTGGACGACGAGGACCTGTACGGCACCGGGGTGGACCCGGTCTCCGTGCGCCGCACGGTCGGCATGGTCTTCCAGCGTCCGAACCCCTTCCCGACCATGTCGATCTTCGACAACGTCGCGGCCGGCCTCCGCCTCAACGGCTCGTACAAGAAGAGCGAGCTGAGCGACGTGGTGGAGAAGTCGCTCAAGGGCGCCAACCTCTGGAACGAGGTCAAGGACCGGCTCAACAAGCCGGGCGCCGGCCTCTCCGGCGGTCAGCAGCAGCGGCTGTGCATCGCCCGCGCCATCGCGGTCGAGCCGCAGGTGCTGCTGATGGACGAGCCCTGCTCGGCGCTGGACCCGATCTCCACGCTCGCCATCGAGGACCTGATCGGTGAGCTGAAGGAGCGCTTCACGATCGTCATCGTGACGCACAACATGCAGCAGGCGGCCCGCGTCTCGGACCGCACCGCCTTCTTCAACCTGGCGGGCGTCGGACAGCCGGGCAAGCTGATCGAGATCGACGAGACCGAGCGGATCTTCTCCAACCCGTCCGTCCAGGCCACCGAGGACTACATCTCGGGCCGGTTCGGCTGA
- a CDS encoding metal-sensitive transcriptional regulator has translation MTTTAADTSAADGDQPTDACAAQPHGPHGYAKQKDQHLKRLRRIEGQIRGLQRMVDEDVYCIDILTQVSASTKALQSFALQLLEEHLRHCVASAAVQSANQDADAGGEEIEAKVAEATAAIARLLRT, from the coding sequence ATGACCACCACGGCAGCCGACACCAGCGCCGCCGACGGCGACCAGCCGACCGACGCATGCGCCGCCCAGCCCCACGGGCCGCACGGCTACGCCAAGCAGAAGGACCAGCACCTCAAGCGCCTCCGCCGCATCGAAGGGCAGATCAGGGGCTTGCAGCGGATGGTGGACGAGGATGTCTACTGCATCGACATACTCACCCAGGTGTCGGCGAGCACGAAGGCCCTCCAGTCCTTTGCCCTGCAACTGCTCGAAGAACACCTCCGGCACTGCGTCGCCAGCGCGGCGGTGCAGAGCGCCAACCAGGACGCGGACGCCGGCGGTGAGGAGATCGAGGCCAAGGTCGCCGAGGCCACCGCGGCCATCGCCCGCCTGCTGAGGACCTGA
- the pstS gene encoding phosphate ABC transporter substrate-binding protein PstS, with protein MKLQRKNRLRAIAAGALAVSGALALTACGSDDNSKDGGGDKSQASSNIKCDGKGNLLASGSSAQKGAMELWVRNYMAACSGTQINYKPTGSSAGIEEFLQGKTAFAGSDSALKEDEIASSSKVCKDSQAISIPMVGGPIAIGYNVPGVDKLTLDPATLAKIFDSKIKKWNDPAIAELNKGVKLPDLNIQAYHRSDGSGTTDNFTKYLKAVAPDAWPYEPSKTWEAKGGQSADGSSGVAAQVAQVKGAISYFEISYVKDGMKTVDLATGAAQPVPATIDNASKAIAEAKIVGKGKDLALELAYGTKAEGAYPITLVTYEIACEKGNKADTLAATKSFLTYLASEDGQAAVKERGYAPLPAEIATKVRETVSSLS; from the coding sequence GTGAAGCTTCAGCGCAAGAACCGGCTTCGCGCCATCGCCGCCGGTGCTCTCGCCGTCTCTGGCGCCCTGGCCCTCACGGCTTGTGGTTCCGATGACAACAGCAAGGACGGCGGGGGCGACAAGTCCCAGGCCTCCAGCAACATCAAGTGCGATGGCAAGGGCAACCTGCTCGCTTCCGGCTCCTCCGCCCAGAAGGGCGCCATGGAGCTGTGGGTCCGCAACTACATGGCGGCCTGCAGCGGCACCCAGATCAACTACAAGCCCACCGGTTCCAGCGCGGGCATCGAGGAGTTCCTGCAGGGGAAGACCGCCTTCGCCGGTTCCGACTCGGCGCTGAAGGAGGACGAGATCGCCTCCTCCTCCAAGGTCTGCAAGGACAGCCAGGCCATCAGCATCCCGATGGTCGGCGGCCCCATCGCCATCGGCTACAACGTGCCGGGCGTGGACAAGCTCACCCTGGACCCCGCGACCCTGGCGAAGATCTTCGACTCGAAGATCAAGAAGTGGAACGACCCGGCGATCGCCGAGCTGAACAAGGGCGTCAAGCTGCCCGACCTGAACATCCAGGCGTACCACCGCTCGGACGGCTCCGGCACCACCGACAACTTCACCAAGTACCTCAAGGCCGTCGCCCCCGACGCGTGGCCGTACGAGCCGTCGAAGACCTGGGAGGCCAAGGGCGGCCAGTCCGCCGACGGCTCCTCCGGTGTCGCGGCCCAGGTCGCCCAGGTCAAGGGCGCGATCTCCTACTTCGAGATCTCCTACGTCAAGGACGGCATGAAGACCGTGGACCTCGCCACCGGCGCGGCCCAGCCGGTCCCGGCCACCATCGACAACGCCTCCAAGGCCATCGCCGAGGCGAAGATCGTCGGCAAGGGCAAGGACCTCGCCCTGGAGCTGGCCTACGGCACCAAGGCCGAGGGTGCCTACCCGATCACCCTGGTGACGTACGAGATCGCCTGCGAGAAGGGCAACAAGGCGGACACCCTGGCCGCCACCAAGTCCTTCCTGACCTACCTGGCCAGCGAGGACGGCCAGGCGGCGGTGAAGGAGCGCGGTTACGCCCCGCTGCCCGCGGAGATCGCCACCAAGGTCCGCGAGACCGTTTCCAGCCTGTCCTGA
- the pstC gene encoding phosphate ABC transporter permease subunit PstC: MSDITTDPGSPPLPDSPAPQTRKAKSTGRVGDKVFVGLSRGAGIALLLIMLAIAAFLAVRASNALSANEGNFFTSFEFDLHSDPPYFGIAVLAFGTIVSSLIAMVIAVPIAVAIALFITHYAPRRLSGPIGYVIDLLAAIPSIVYGLWGALFLVPHLEGLYKWLDDYFGWTKIFEYHDGAARSLFTVGILLAIMILPIITSVSREVFRQVPAMHEEAALALGATRWEVIRMSVLPFGRSGVISASMLGLGRALGETMAVATVLSTSWDIAPSLLDAGGGTFAQNIASSFGEASGEMGKDVLIATGLVLFVITLIVNGAARLVIARNKEFSGANG, from the coding sequence ATGAGCGACATAACCACAGACCCCGGCAGTCCACCGCTGCCGGACAGCCCGGCCCCACAGACCAGGAAGGCCAAGAGCACCGGCCGCGTCGGTGACAAGGTCTTCGTCGGCCTCTCCCGGGGCGCGGGCATCGCCCTCCTGCTGATCATGCTGGCGATCGCCGCCTTCCTCGCGGTCCGCGCCAGCAACGCCCTCTCCGCCAACGAGGGCAACTTCTTCACCTCCTTCGAGTTCGACCTGCACAGCGACCCGCCGTACTTCGGCATCGCGGTGCTGGCCTTCGGCACCATCGTCAGCTCGCTGATCGCCATGGTCATCGCGGTGCCGATCGCGGTCGCCATCGCGCTCTTCATCACGCACTACGCCCCGCGCCGGCTCTCCGGCCCCATCGGCTACGTGATCGACCTGCTCGCGGCCATCCCCAGCATCGTCTACGGCCTGTGGGGCGCGCTCTTCCTCGTCCCGCACCTCGAAGGCCTCTACAAGTGGCTCGACGACTACTTCGGCTGGACGAAAATCTTCGAGTACCACGACGGCGCCGCCCGGTCGCTGTTCACCGTCGGCATCCTGCTGGCCATCATGATCCTGCCGATCATCACCAGCGTCAGTCGTGAGGTCTTCCGCCAGGTCCCGGCCATGCACGAGGAGGCGGCCCTCGCCCTCGGCGCCACTCGCTGGGAGGTCATCCGCATGTCGGTGCTGCCGTTCGGGCGCTCCGGCGTGATCAGCGCCTCGATGCTGGGCCTGGGCCGGGCGCTCGGCGAGACGATGGCCGTGGCCACCGTCCTCTCCACCAGCTGGGACATCGCCCCCAGCCTGCTCGACGCGGGCGGCGGCACCTTCGCCCAGAACATCGCCAGCAGCTTCGGCGAGGCGTCCGGCGAGATGGGCAAGGACGTGCTGATCGCCACCGGTCTGGTGCTCTTCGTCATCACCCTGATCGTCAACGGCGCGGCCCGCCTGGTCATCGCCCGCAACAAGGAGTTCTCGGGGGCCAACGGATGA
- a CDS encoding inorganic phosphate transporter, which yields MDTFALVVTIGVALFFTYTNGFHDSANAIATSVSTRALTPRAALAMAAVMNLAGAFLGSGVAKTVSEGLIETPSGDKGMGILFAALVGAIVWNLITWYFGLPSSSSHALFGGMVGAALAGGIDVIWSGVVEKVVIPMFVSPFVGLILGYLVMVVIMWLFRRTNPHKAKRGFRIAQTVSAAGMALGHGLQDAQKTMGIVVMALVIADVEDAGDPIPVWVKIACALMLSLGTYAGGWRIMRTLGRRIIELDPPQGFAAETTAASVMYTASFMFHAPISTTHVITSAIMGVGATKRVNAVRWGVAKNIIMGWFITMPAAAVVAAMSYGVVRLIFG from the coding sequence GTGGACACCTTCGCGCTCGTCGTGACCATCGGGGTCGCGCTCTTCTTCACCTATACCAACGGCTTCCACGACTCCGCCAACGCCATCGCGACCTCGGTCTCCACCCGGGCCCTGACCCCCCGGGCGGCGCTCGCGATGGCGGCGGTGATGAACCTCGCCGGCGCCTTCCTCGGCAGCGGGGTCGCCAAGACCGTCAGCGAGGGGCTGATCGAGACGCCCTCGGGCGACAAGGGGATGGGCATCCTCTTCGCCGCCCTGGTGGGCGCGATCGTCTGGAACCTGATCACCTGGTACTTCGGCCTGCCGTCCTCGTCCTCGCACGCCCTCTTCGGCGGCATGGTGGGCGCGGCGCTGGCCGGCGGCATCGACGTGATCTGGTCCGGGGTGGTCGAGAAGGTCGTCATCCCGATGTTCGTCTCGCCCTTCGTCGGCCTGATCCTCGGCTATCTCGTGATGGTCGTGATCATGTGGCTGTTCCGGCGGACCAACCCGCACAAGGCCAAGCGCGGCTTCCGTATCGCGCAGACGGTCTCGGCCGCCGGCATGGCGCTCGGCCACGGTCTCCAGGACGCCCAGAAGACCATGGGCATCGTGGTGATGGCCCTGGTCATCGCCGACGTGGAGGACGCCGGCGACCCGATCCCGGTGTGGGTCAAGATCGCCTGTGCGCTGATGCTGTCGCTGGGCACCTACGCGGGCGGCTGGCGGATCATGCGGACCCTCGGCCGCCGGATCATCGAGCTGGACCCGCCGCAGGGCTTCGCCGCGGAGACCACCGCGGCCTCGGTCATGTACACCGCGTCCTTCATGTTCCACGCGCCGATCTCCACCACGCACGTCATCACCTCGGCGATCATGGGCGTGGGGGCCACCAAGCGGGTCAACGCGGTGCGCTGGGGCGTCGCGAAGAACATCATCATGGGCTGGTTCATCACCATGCCGGCCGCGGCGGTCGTGGCCGCGATGAGTTACGGCGTGGTCCGGCTCATCTTCGGCTGA
- a CDS encoding PP2C family protein-serine/threonine phosphatase translates to MSVPVPRQREAPAAPAGPPVPLPDGGLTLLVIEDDPVCSVTFPEMLDTDGNRVRVRTARNLTEAARLLTDDVHCILLDLALPHHGGAGNGTGGAASGAPEAGGGSADALGTLRQVLRLAPSHAVLALTSEGDAERAAEAVRVGAQDYLFRDELNGRVLSRAIRYAIERKRADLAQRQLTESRLRAQENARLERGLLPTPLLGGSDLRFAARYRPGRSRALLGGDFYDTVRTPDGTVHAMIGDVCGHGPDEAALGVELRIAWRALTFAGLCGDQLLSTLQQVLEHERADDEIFATLCTVDISPDGRRAGVCLAGHPSPLVVRAGLPPRVLPYEASGPALGLLPHARWPRRQVELGGAWSLMMYTDGLIEGRVGAGSRQRLGQEGMVEIVARQLAAGLTGEELLDATVTEVRALNGGELTDDLAVLLLDRG, encoded by the coding sequence ATGTCCGTACCCGTGCCGAGGCAGCGGGAAGCGCCCGCCGCACCGGCGGGCCCGCCGGTGCCGCTGCCCGACGGCGGCCTCACACTCCTGGTGATCGAGGACGACCCGGTCTGCTCGGTCACCTTCCCGGAGATGCTGGACACCGACGGCAACCGGGTCCGGGTCCGCACCGCGCGCAACCTCACCGAGGCCGCCCGGCTCCTCACCGACGACGTGCACTGCATCCTGCTGGACCTCGCCCTGCCGCACCACGGCGGCGCAGGCAACGGGACCGGCGGGGCCGCGTCCGGGGCCCCGGAGGCGGGCGGCGGTTCCGCGGACGCCCTCGGCACCCTCCGGCAGGTGCTCCGTCTGGCACCGTCGCACGCCGTGCTCGCGCTCACCTCGGAAGGGGACGCGGAGCGCGCCGCGGAGGCTGTCCGGGTCGGCGCCCAGGACTACCTCTTCCGTGACGAGCTCAACGGCCGGGTCCTCAGCCGGGCCATCCGCTACGCCATCGAGCGCAAGCGCGCCGACCTGGCACAGCGCCAGCTCACCGAGTCCCGGCTGCGGGCCCAGGAGAACGCCCGGCTGGAGCGCGGCCTGCTGCCCACGCCCCTGCTGGGCGGCTCCGACCTGCGGTTCGCCGCCCGCTACCGGCCCGGGCGGAGCCGCGCGCTGCTCGGCGGGGACTTCTACGACACCGTCCGCACCCCCGACGGCACGGTGCACGCCATGATCGGCGACGTCTGCGGCCACGGCCCGGACGAGGCCGCCCTCGGTGTCGAGCTGCGGATCGCCTGGCGGGCGCTGACCTTCGCCGGGCTCTGCGGCGACCAGCTGCTGAGCACCCTGCAGCAGGTGCTGGAGCACGAGCGCGCGGACGACGAGATCTTCGCGACGCTGTGCACCGTGGACATCTCCCCGGACGGCCGGCGCGCCGGGGTGTGCCTGGCCGGGCACCCCTCACCGCTGGTGGTACGGGCCGGCCTGCCGCCCCGGGTGCTGCCGTACGAGGCGAGCGGCCCGGCGCTGGGCCTGCTGCCGCACGCCCGCTGGCCGCGCCGGCAGGTGGAACTCGGCGGTGCCTGGAGCCTGATGATGTACACCGACGGACTGATCGAGGGGCGCGTCGGCGCGGGCAGCCGGCAGCGGCTCGGCCAGGAGGGGATGGTGGAGATCGTGGCCCGGCAGCTCGCCGCGGGACTGACCGGCGAGGAACTGCTGGACGCGACCGTCACCGAGGTACGCGCCCTCAACGGCGGCGAACTCACCGACGACCTCGCGGTGCTCCTCCTCGACCGCGGCTGA
- a CDS encoding FAD-binding oxidoreductase, which produces MDRRTLLATGTGIAAGAAAWATGCDNGTDGAAPGRTAPHSTVTTTGSAIRTGSAAPGARPAAPRGTDWAALGRGLQGDLIRPGDRDYATARQLYNTRFDSLRPAAVAYIGNTSDIAECLAFARRHGVPVAIRNGGHSYAGWSSGNGRLIIDVSALSAVRTGSGTATIGAGAKLIDVYTALGARGVTIPAGSCPTVGISGLTLGGGHGVVSRAYGLTCDSLTGARIVTADGKALDVSATRETDLFWALRGAGNGNFGVVTELRFRTHRAAPGVTAYMTWPWPKAAALLRSWQDWGPSRPDEIWSALHLSAAPGRTPTVSVSCFSLGTYGDLQNAVDNLADRAGGPGPASRVSLRRRGYLEAMRMYAGCSTGSTGQCHLPGGTPGRDAAGILRRETYAARSDFFDRPLGTAGIRALLDQAERYGRRAGGGGAVAIALTALGGAVNRVSPTATAFVHRRSRFLAQYTASWPAGGSGSVQTAWLDGAHSAMRRYASGRAYQNYTDARLTDWRTAYYGEAAGRLARVKKRYDPDRLFDFPQAL; this is translated from the coding sequence ATGGACAGGCGCACCCTGCTGGCAACCGGGACCGGGATCGCGGCCGGCGCCGCCGCGTGGGCGACCGGCTGCGACAACGGGACAGACGGTGCCGCCCCGGGCCGGACCGCCCCGCACTCCACCGTGACCACCACCGGCTCGGCGATACGCACCGGGTCCGCCGCGCCCGGCGCGCGGCCGGCCGCGCCGCGCGGCACCGACTGGGCCGCCCTCGGCCGGGGACTGCAGGGCGACCTGATACGTCCGGGGGACCGCGACTACGCCACCGCCCGCCAGCTGTACAACACCCGGTTCGACAGCCTCCGCCCGGCCGCCGTCGCCTACATCGGCAACACCTCCGACATAGCCGAGTGCCTCGCCTTCGCCCGGCGCCACGGCGTCCCGGTGGCCATCCGCAACGGCGGGCACAGCTACGCCGGCTGGTCCAGCGGCAACGGGCGCCTGATCATCGATGTCTCCGCGCTGTCGGCGGTCCGCACCGGCTCCGGCACGGCCACCATCGGGGCGGGCGCCAAGCTCATCGACGTCTACACCGCGCTCGGCGCCCGCGGCGTCACGATCCCGGCCGGCTCCTGCCCCACCGTCGGGATCTCCGGTCTCACCCTCGGCGGCGGGCACGGGGTCGTCTCCCGCGCCTACGGACTCACCTGCGACAGCCTCACCGGGGCCCGGATCGTCACCGCGGACGGCAAGGCCCTCGACGTCTCCGCGACCCGGGAGACCGACCTGTTCTGGGCGCTGCGCGGGGCCGGCAACGGGAACTTCGGGGTCGTCACCGAATTGCGGTTCCGCACCCACCGCGCCGCCCCCGGGGTCACCGCCTACATGACCTGGCCCTGGCCGAAGGCGGCCGCGCTGCTGCGCTCCTGGCAGGACTGGGGGCCCAGCCGGCCCGACGAAATCTGGTCCGCGCTCCACCTGTCCGCCGCCCCCGGCCGCACCCCCACCGTCTCGGTCAGCTGCTTCTCGCTGGGCACCTACGGGGACCTGCAGAACGCCGTGGACAACCTCGCCGACCGCGCCGGCGGGCCCGGCCCGGCGTCCCGAGTGAGCCTGCGCCGCCGCGGCTACCTGGAGGCGATGCGGATGTACGCGGGCTGCTCCACCGGCTCCACCGGCCAGTGCCACCTGCCCGGCGGCACCCCCGGCCGCGACGCCGCCGGCATCCTGCGCCGCGAGACCTACGCGGCCCGCTCGGACTTCTTCGACCGCCCGCTCGGCACCGCCGGCATCCGGGCGCTGCTGGACCAGGCCGAGCGCTACGGCCGGCGGGCCGGCGGCGGCGGTGCGGTCGCCATCGCGCTCACCGCGCTCGGCGGTGCGGTGAACCGGGTCTCCCCCACCGCCACCGCGTTCGTCCACCGCCGCTCCCGCTTCCTCGCCCAGTACACCGCCTCCTGGCCGGCCGGCGGCTCCGGCAGCGTGCAGACCGCGTGGCTGGACGGCGCCCACTCCGCGATGCGCCGGTACGCCTCGGGCCGGGCGTACCAGAACTACACCGACGCCCGGCTCACCGACTGGCGCACCGCCTACTACGGGGAGGCCGCCGGCCGGCTCGCCCGGGTGAAGAAGCGCTACGACCCGGACCGGCTCTTCGACTTCCCGCAGGCGCTCTGA
- a CDS encoding C40 family peptidase yields the protein MGEDERVRRVWLGVSVGVALCSSFIALLIIGVYVVAGNLSTGAAGGTKGLAQGSVPAAYRDLIMKWGNYCPAINPALLAAQLYQESGWNPKAQSPANAKGLAQFIPGTWAAHGVDGDNDGDRDIWDPADAIPSAAKYDCSLAKYVKDVPGNPTHNMLASYNAGAYAVIRYGGVPPYRETQGYVKRITTLAKSFEAPVQPVAPSRQAAGAIYFAQDKLGTPYLWGGNGTPEHNGRFDCSGLTKAAYHSVGIELPRVANDQWNAGPHPKRDELLPGDLVFFAYDLDDPRSIHHVGIYVGGGKMINAPYTGAVIRYDDIDTPDYIGATRVTRDGAKALRLANSA from the coding sequence ATGGGGGAGGATGAGCGGGTGCGTAGGGTCTGGCTGGGTGTCAGTGTCGGTGTCGCGCTGTGCTCTTCGTTCATCGCACTGCTGATCATCGGCGTCTATGTGGTTGCCGGAAACCTGTCCACCGGTGCGGCCGGTGGCACCAAGGGGCTGGCGCAGGGGTCCGTGCCCGCGGCGTACCGGGACCTGATCATGAAGTGGGGCAACTACTGTCCCGCCATCAACCCCGCGCTGCTCGCCGCGCAGCTCTACCAGGAGAGCGGCTGGAACCCCAAGGCGCAGAGCCCGGCGAACGCCAAGGGGCTCGCGCAGTTCATCCCCGGCACCTGGGCCGCGCACGGGGTGGACGGGGACAACGACGGCGACCGGGACATCTGGGACCCCGCGGACGCCATTCCCTCGGCCGCGAAGTACGACTGCTCCCTCGCCAAGTACGTCAAGGACGTCCCCGGCAACCCGACCCACAACATGCTCGCCTCGTACAACGCCGGCGCCTACGCGGTCATCCGGTACGGCGGCGTCCCGCCGTACCGGGAGACCCAGGGGTACGTGAAGCGCATCACCACCCTGGCGAAGAGCTTCGAGGCGCCGGTCCAGCCGGTGGCGCCGTCCCGGCAGGCGGCCGGGGCGATCTACTTCGCCCAGGACAAGCTGGGGACCCCGTACCTGTGGGGCGGCAACGGCACCCCCGAGCACAACGGGCGGTTCGACTGCTCCGGGCTGACCAAGGCGGCCTACCACTCGGTCGGCATCGAACTGCCGCGGGTGGCCAACGACCAGTGGAACGCCGGACCGCATCCCAAGCGCGACGAGCTGCTCCCCGGTGACCTGGTGTTCTTCGCCTACGATCTGGACGATCCGCGGTCGATCCACCACGTCGGGATCTACGTGGGCGGCGGGAAGATGATCAACGCGCCGTACACCGGCGCGGTCATCCGCTACGACGACATCGACACGCCGGACTACATCGGTGCCACCCGGGTCACCCGGGACGGCGCGAAAGCGTTGCGCCTGGCGAATTCCGCGTGA